Proteins from a genomic interval of Staphylococcus debuckii:
- the cls gene encoding cardiolipin synthase — MFSFEVPGLLGDILSGIFILFTILNLIVAFNIIFIKDRSTSSTWAWLFILFIAPVLGFFLYLLFGRGVSKNKLYKDYRKDIEEFENILNEQRYQVKHHNLETDNKIVEKHHDLVNMLLTRQPAFLTEDNDAEIFVDGHKLYDKMIEDIMKAKNHIHLEYYTFELDGLGHRIIDALEQKLEEGVEVLLLYDDLGSKKLSIRQFKRFRKLGGQVESFFASKLPLINFRANNRNHRKIVVIDGEIGYVGGFNVGDEYLGLSKKFGYWRDTHVRLKGGAVDALQLRFIMDWNSQSKREHLKLKPAYFPVKEKEGDVSVQIGSSGPDDSWHEIEFGYTKMINSARDSIYMQSPYFIPDNSYINAIKMAANSGVDVHLMIPDMPDHPFVYWATYYHAAELLDAGVKIYTYNNGFIHSKVMVIDDEVASVGSANMDFRSFELNFEVNAFMYNKDVAVELRKAFEHDLTLSTQLTKSRYAKRSNWIKMKEGFSKLITPIL; from the coding sequence ATGTTCTCATTTGAAGTGCCCGGATTACTTGGAGATATATTATCAGGCATCTTTATTTTATTTACAATTTTAAATTTGATTGTAGCCTTTAATATTATCTTTATCAAAGATCGAAGTACCAGCTCGACTTGGGCTTGGCTGTTTATTTTATTTATTGCCCCAGTGCTTGGTTTCTTCCTTTACCTTTTATTTGGCAGAGGTGTCTCTAAAAACAAACTTTACAAGGATTATCGTAAAGATATAGAAGAATTTGAAAATATCCTGAATGAGCAAAGATACCAAGTAAAACATCATAACTTAGAAACAGATAATAAGATTGTAGAAAAGCACCATGATTTAGTAAATATGTTACTGACAAGACAACCCGCTTTCTTAACGGAAGATAATGATGCTGAAATTTTTGTAGATGGCCATAAACTTTATGACAAGATGATTGAAGATATCATGAAAGCTAAAAACCATATTCATTTAGAGTATTATACTTTTGAATTAGATGGATTAGGTCATCGCATTATTGATGCTTTAGAGCAGAAGCTCGAAGAAGGTGTAGAAGTATTGCTGCTTTATGATGATTTAGGTTCTAAAAAATTGAGTATCAGACAATTTAAGCGCTTTAGAAAATTAGGCGGCCAAGTAGAATCATTCTTTGCGAGCAAACTACCGTTGATTAATTTCCGAGCAAATAACCGAAACCACCGTAAAATTGTAGTGATTGACGGAGAAATTGGCTACGTCGGCGGTTTCAATGTCGGCGATGAATACTTAGGTTTGAGTAAGAAATTCGGTTATTGGAGAGATACGCACGTCAGATTAAAAGGTGGAGCAGTCGATGCCTTACAGTTACGTTTTATTATGGATTGGAATTCTCAATCTAAACGTGAACATTTAAAATTAAAACCCGCTTATTTCCCAGTGAAAGAAAAAGAGGGAGACGTATCTGTACAAATCGGTTCGAGTGGTCCGGATGACAGTTGGCATGAAATTGAATTCGGTTATACTAAAATGATCAACTCAGCAAGAGATTCTATTTACATGCAAAGTCCTTACTTTATTCCAGATAATTCTTATATTAATGCAATTAAAATGGCTGCAAATTCAGGAGTCGACGTACATTTGATGATTCCTGACATGCCTGACCATCCTTTCGTGTATTGGGCAACGTATTATCATGCGGCAGAGCTATTGGATGCGGGTGTAAAAATTTATACTTATAATAACGGATTCATACACTCCAAAGTAATGGTGATTGATGATGAAGTAGCCAGCGTAGGATCTGCTAACATGGACTTCCGAAGCTTTGAGCTTAATTTTGAAGTCAATGCCTTTATGTACAACAAAGATGTAGCAGTAGAATTACGTAAGGCATTTGAACACGATTTGACTTTATCTACACAGCTCACTAAATCACGTTATGCCAAACGTTCAAATTGGATTAAGATGAAAGAAGGCTTCTCTAAGCTGATTACACCAATTTTATAA
- a CDS encoding transcriptional regulator, SarA/Rot family — MQSPMTQASESIFYYELHRKQLLNLVKKHYDLKLNDLLFLKHLLACNSTCIPLYQVKRNLTFSLMEVHKSLTTLTDQQIIGKKRSNEDERKVFITLNENQIEKIKYLLNEFEALQKNVLPEMN; from the coding sequence ATGCAATCCCCTATGACTCAAGCATCGGAATCTATATTCTATTATGAATTGCATCGAAAACAATTATTAAATCTAGTTAAGAAGCACTATGATTTAAAATTGAATGATTTATTATTCCTTAAACATTTACTTGCATGCAATAGCACTTGCATACCATTATACCAAGTAAAAAGAAATCTTACATTTAGTTTGATGGAAGTACATAAATCCCTAACGACGTTAACTGACCAGCAAATTATTGGGAAAAAACGCTCTAACGAAGACGAGAGAAAAGTGTTTATTACCCTTAACGAAAATCAAATTGAAAAAATTAAATATCTATTAAACGAATTTGAGGCTTTACAAAAGAATGTATTGCCAGAAATGAATTAA
- a CDS encoding glutathione peroxidase: MSIYDIEVTKIDGSTYSLEKYKGDVMLIVNTASQCGFTPQFEGLQALYEKYKEQGFVVLGFPCNQFGKQEPGNGQEAMQNCKINYGVTFPMHEKIEVNGENRHPLFKFLTEQQNGFFNSKIKWNFTKFLVDRDGNVIDRFSPQKNPSQIEADIEKLL; encoded by the coding sequence ATGAGTATTTATGATATTGAAGTAACTAAAATCGACGGTAGCACGTATTCATTAGAGAAATATAAAGGCGATGTAATGTTGATCGTCAATACAGCAAGTCAATGTGGATTTACACCACAATTTGAAGGTTTACAAGCTTTATACGAGAAATATAAAGAGCAAGGATTCGTAGTACTTGGCTTTCCATGTAATCAATTCGGCAAACAAGAGCCGGGCAATGGTCAAGAAGCGATGCAAAATTGTAAAATTAATTACGGTGTAACTTTCCCAATGCATGAAAAAATTGAAGTTAATGGCGAAAATCGTCATCCTTTATTCAAATTCTTGACTGAACAGCAAAATGGTTTCTTTAATAGTAAAATTAAATGGAATTTCACTAAATTCCTTGTAGATCGCGACGGTAATGTTATCGATCGTTTCTCTCCTCAAAAAAATCCGAGTCAAATCGAAGCGGATATAGAGAAATTATTATAA
- a CDS encoding alpha/beta hydrolase encodes MCPNTFKITVEDGTNLEVKLDKANKERIGIVHIFHGMAEHMGRYDLFVESLNQQGYDVIRHNHRGHGKDIIERERGHYDSMQIVAADAYEILQTLYPERNGLPYIVLGHSMGSIIARKYVEMYPDTAQGLILTGTGLFPKVKGNFLVIGMKLISLILGKRRRLRWVNNLVFKPFNKRIPDAKTESDWLSTKKDEVNKYCEDPYCGFLMSNQAIYETIHEMMVTSRPSEIKKMNPDLPVLLISGKEDPFGDYSKGIRRLGVAMKRNGVQHITVQLYRNKRHEILFEEDHLQTWNNMYDWIKKNILKKIK; translated from the coding sequence ATGTGTCCAAATACATTTAAAATCACAGTTGAAGATGGTACAAATCTTGAAGTGAAACTTGATAAAGCGAATAAAGAGAGAATCGGAATCGTACATATTTTTCATGGCATGGCTGAACATATGGGTCGATATGATTTATTTGTAGAATCGTTGAACCAACAAGGTTATGATGTCATTCGTCATAACCACCGTGGCCATGGTAAAGATATTATTGAACGTGAACGCGGCCATTATGACAGTATGCAGATAGTAGCTGCAGATGCGTATGAAATTCTTCAAACATTGTATCCAGAACGAAACGGCTTGCCATATATCGTATTAGGACATTCAATGGGTTCTATTATCGCTAGAAAATATGTCGAAATGTATCCTGACACAGCACAAGGATTAATTTTGACGGGCACAGGCCTTTTCCCTAAAGTTAAAGGCAATTTCTTGGTAATTGGCATGAAACTTATCTCGTTAATATTAGGAAAAAGACGAAGATTGCGATGGGTCAATAATTTGGTGTTTAAACCCTTTAACAAGCGCATTCCTGATGCCAAGACGGAAAGTGATTGGCTATCGACGAAGAAAGATGAAGTGAATAAGTATTGCGAGGATCCATATTGTGGATTCTTAATGTCCAATCAAGCAATTTATGAAACAATTCATGAAATGATGGTCACAAGCAGACCTTCTGAAATTAAGAAGATGAATCCGGATTTACCCGTTCTCTTGATTTCTGGAAAAGAAGATCCATTCGGTGATTATAGTAAAGGTATCCGCAGATTAGGTGTAGCGATGAAACGTAACGGCGTGCAACATATTACTGTACAGCTTTACCGTAATAAACGTCATGAGATTCTCTTTGAAGAGGACCATCTCCAAACATGGAATAATATGTATGATTGGATTAAGAAAAATATTCTGAAAAAAATAAAGTGA
- the miaA gene encoding tRNA (adenosine(37)-N6)-dimethylallyltransferase MiaA has translation MMTTNKPLLVVIVGPTAVGKTELSIELAKRVDGEIISGDSMQVYKGMDIGTAKVSETEMESVPHYLIDILSPDETFSAFDFKTRAQQLITEITERGHVPIIAGGTGLYIQSLIYDYPFDKEEISAEKEKEVKEKMAALETLSNEELHEYLSTFDPESAEAIHPNNRKRVLRAVEYYLKTKKVLSSRKKTVQFTENYDTLLIGVEMSRETLYQRINSRVDIMLEHGLLIEVEELMKKGYTNCQSMQAIGYKELIPAVNHETTIDQAVNTLKQHSRNYAKRQMTWFKNKMNVQWFDREQTSLPLILDEVTAQIKKRRES, from the coding sequence ATAATGACAACGAATAAACCCTTATTAGTAGTAATTGTCGGTCCTACTGCTGTAGGGAAAACAGAATTAAGCATAGAATTAGCCAAACGTGTCGACGGTGAAATCATCAGTGGTGATTCTATGCAAGTATATAAAGGTATGGATATAGGTACAGCCAAAGTTTCAGAAACAGAAATGGAAAGTGTCCCACATTATTTAATTGATATTCTAAGTCCTGACGAAACTTTTTCAGCCTTTGATTTTAAAACGCGCGCACAACAATTAATCACAGAAATTACTGAACGAGGCCATGTTCCGATTATTGCAGGAGGAACAGGTTTATACATACAGTCGCTTATTTACGATTATCCTTTTGATAAAGAAGAAATTTCTGCGGAAAAGGAAAAAGAAGTGAAGGAAAAGATGGCTGCGTTAGAAACACTTTCTAATGAAGAATTGCATGAATATTTGAGTACTTTCGACCCTGAATCTGCTGAAGCTATTCACCCTAATAATCGTAAAAGAGTATTGCGTGCCGTTGAATATTACTTAAAAACAAAAAAAGTTTTAAGTTCTCGCAAGAAAACAGTACAATTTACAGAAAATTATGATACATTATTAATAGGGGTAGAAATGTCGCGCGAAACATTGTATCAACGAATAAATAGTCGTGTGGATATTATGCTAGAACACGGTTTATTAATTGAAGTAGAGGAACTGATGAAGAAGGGCTATACAAACTGTCAAAGTATGCAAGCCATCGGTTATAAGGAACTTATACCGGCTGTCAACCATGAGACAACCATTGACCAAGCTGTCAATACTTTGAAGCAACATTCTAGAAACTACGCAAAACGACAAATGACTTGGTTCAAAAACAAAATGAACGTTCAATGGTTTGACAGAGAACAAACATCACTTCCATTGATATTAGATGAGGTTACTGCCCAAATAAAGAAAAGGAGAGAAAGTTGA
- the hfq gene encoding RNA chaperone Hfq gives MIDKNIQDKILQEFKEGQEELTVFLLNGFQMKGTIVDFDDSVVNLLSQGRNHLIYKHAISTFTQEPAEVEA, from the coding sequence ATGATAGACAAAAACATCCAAGACAAAATTTTACAAGAATTCAAAGAGGGGCAAGAAGAATTAACAGTATTCTTATTGAATGGGTTCCAAATGAAAGGAACTATTGTAGATTTTGATGACAGCGTTGTAAACCTTTTATCTCAAGGTAGAAATCATTTAATTTACAAGCATGCAATCAGCACATTCACTCAAGAGCCTGCTGAAGTAGAAGCTTAA
- the glnA gene encoding type I glutamate--ammonia ligase, translating into MPKRSFTKEDIRKFATEENVRYLRLQFTDILGTIKNVEVPVSQLEKVLDNEMMFDGSSIEGFVRIEESDMYLYPDLDTWVIFPWTAGQGKVARLICDVYTTDGEPFAGDPRNNLKRILREMEDLGFTDFNLGPEPEFFLFKLDDKGEPTLELNDHGGYFDLAPTDLGENCRRDIVLELEDMGFDIEASHHEVAPGQHEIDFKYADAVTACDNIQTFKLVVKTIARKHNLHATFMPKPLFGVNGSGMHFNVSLFKGKENAFYDPDGKEQMTEEAYQFIAGILKNARGFTAVCNPLVNSYKRLVPGYEAPCYIAWSGKNRSPLVRVPTSRGLSTRVEVRSVDPAANPYMALAAILEAGLDGIKNKMKVPEPVNQNIYEMNRDERESIGIEDLPSTLYTALKAMRDNKAIKDALGSHIYNQFINSKSIEWDYYRTQVSEWEREQYMKLY; encoded by the coding sequence ATGCCAAAACGTTCATTTACAAAAGAGGATATCCGCAAATTTGCTACTGAAGAAAATGTAAGATATTTGCGTTTGCAATTCACTGACATTTTAGGAACAATCAAAAACGTTGAAGTACCTGTAAGTCAATTAGAAAAAGTTTTAGATAACGAAATGATGTTCGACGGTTCATCTATCGAAGGTTTCGTTAGAATTGAAGAATCAGATATGTATTTATATCCTGACTTAGACACTTGGGTAATTTTCCCATGGACAGCAGGACAAGGAAAAGTTGCACGTTTAATCTGCGACGTCTACACTACTGACGGCGAACCATTTGCTGGTGACCCTCGTAATAACTTGAAACGTATACTTAGAGAAATGGAAGATTTAGGATTTACAGATTTCAACTTAGGACCTGAACCTGAATTCTTCTTATTCAAATTAGATGACAAAGGCGAACCTACTTTAGAATTAAATGACCATGGCGGTTATTTCGACTTGGCTCCAACAGACTTAGGTGAAAATTGCCGTCGTGATATCGTATTAGAACTTGAAGATATGGGATTCGATATTGAAGCCAGCCACCATGAAGTTGCACCTGGCCAACATGAAATCGACTTCAAATACGCAGATGCAGTTACTGCATGCGACAACATCCAAACATTCAAATTAGTTGTAAAAACAATCGCTCGTAAACATAACTTGCATGCTACATTCATGCCGAAACCATTATTCGGTGTAAACGGAAGCGGTATGCACTTCAACGTTTCATTATTCAAAGGTAAAGAAAATGCCTTCTATGATCCAGATGGCAAAGAACAAATGACTGAAGAAGCTTATCAATTCATCGCAGGTATCTTGAAAAACGCACGTGGATTCACTGCAGTCTGCAACCCGCTTGTTAACTCATATAAACGTTTAGTACCTGGCTATGAAGCACCATGTTATATCGCTTGGAGTGGTAAAAACCGTTCACCATTAGTACGTGTCCCTACTTCACGTGGATTATCTACTCGTGTAGAAGTACGCTCAGTAGACCCTGCAGCTAACCCTTATATGGCTTTAGCAGCAATCTTAGAAGCTGGATTAGACGGTATTAAGAACAAAATGAAAGTTCCAGAACCAGTTAACCAAAATATTTACGAAATGAATCGCGACGAACGTGAATCTATCGGCATTGAAGATTTACCATCAACTTTATATACTGCATTAAAAGCAATGCGTGATAACAAGGCAATTAAAGATGCTTTAGGTTCACATATCTATAACCAATTCATCAACTCTAAATCAATTGAGTGGGATTATTACAGAACTCAAGTTTCTGAATGGGAAAGAGAACAATACATGAAATTGTATTAA
- a CDS encoding ABC transporter substrate-binding protein, which yields MVEVNNVAGVTKVADNVERVAVLEFSFVDDLVALGISPVAIADDGNKDKIIEPVRKHLKDYISVGERENPDLNKLREAEPQLIIADSTRHKDIYDELNKITPTILLNSFGGDYKENLESFKTVSQAVSKEEEGKKRLEEHDKKVDEGSKNISIDKKLSTLPVVPAKIGVAAHSDKSYVGQFLEILGFDIPLSQQDANKYKPYLDGPYLQMTPDQLAELDPERLIIMSDEEDKDALEKLENADAYKKIKAVENDHVHKVGRLAWAKSRGLIASENIVKELSEFK from the coding sequence ATGGTTGAAGTAAATAATGTAGCAGGCGTAACAAAAGTTGCAGATAATGTTGAAAGAGTCGCTGTATTAGAATTTTCATTTGTTGATGATTTAGTTGCTTTAGGTATTAGTCCAGTCGCAATTGCAGATGACGGTAATAAAGATAAAATTATTGAACCTGTACGTAAGCACTTAAAAGATTATATTTCAGTCGGCGAACGTGAAAACCCAGACCTTAATAAATTGCGTGAAGCGGAACCTCAATTAATTATTGCAGACAGTACACGTCATAAAGATATTTACGACGAATTAAATAAAATTACACCTACTATTTTATTAAACAGTTTCGGCGGTGACTATAAAGAAAACCTTGAATCGTTTAAAACTGTCAGCCAAGCTGTTTCGAAAGAAGAAGAAGGTAAAAAACGTTTAGAAGAACACGATAAAAAAGTAGACGAAGGTTCTAAAAACATCAGCATTGACAAAAAGTTATCTACACTTCCAGTAGTGCCAGCTAAAATCGGTGTAGCTGCACACAGTGATAAAAGTTATGTAGGACAATTCTTAGAAATTTTAGGATTTGACATTCCATTAAGTCAACAAGATGCAAATAAATATAAACCTTATTTAGATGGACCTTATTTACAAATGACACCTGATCAACTTGCTGAATTAGACCCAGAACGTTTGATTATCATGTCAGATGAAGAAGACAAAGACGCATTAGAAAAGCTTGAAAATGCAGATGCTTATAAAAAAATTAAAGCTGTTGAAAATGACCATGTGCATAAAGTAGGAAGATTAGCATGGGCTAAATCAAGAGGTCTAATTGCATCAGAAAACATTGTGAAAGAATTAAGTGAATTTAAATAA
- a CDS encoding MerR family transcriptional regulator, whose translation MSNDALRRNMAVFSMSVVNQLTELTPRQIRYYETHGLIKPQRSPGNKRLFSMNDLDRLLEIKRLLEKGFNLKAIKQILTDDESHLSSEETALRKHVIVEATQKPQQEAIPINRGDLSRFIK comes from the coding sequence ATGTCGAATGATGCTTTACGCAGAAATATGGCCGTCTTCTCTATGAGTGTCGTAAATCAGTTGACTGAACTGACACCAAGACAAATACGTTATTACGAAACACATGGACTCATCAAACCACAGAGATCACCAGGCAACAAACGGCTTTTTTCAATGAATGATTTAGATCGCTTGTTAGAGATTAAACGCCTTTTGGAAAAAGGTTTTAATTTAAAAGCGATCAAACAAATTCTGACGGATGATGAAAGTCATTTATCAAGCGAAGAAACAGCATTGAGAAAACATGTTATCGTAGAAGCAACACAGAAACCGCAACAAGAAGCTATACCGATAAACCGAGGAGACCTATCTCGTTTTATCAAATAA
- the hflX gene encoding GTPase HflX, producing MPQEKIYDTEEAVEKALLIGVDAYDEKEYDFESTMEELKALSESCRLEVIGEITQAKDRIEEKTYVGKGKQYEIKDFVEMYDVDVVVVNDELTTSQSKSLNDTLGVKIIDRTQLILEIFAMRASSKEGKLQVELAQLDYLMPRLQGHGKSLSRLGGGIGTRGPGETKLETDRRHIRRRMNEIKHQLKATVEHRERYRSKRRQNQVFQVALVGYTNAGKSTWFNILADESTYEKDLLFATLDPKTRQIQINDGFNLIISDTVGFIQKLPTTLIAAFKSTLEEARDADLLLHVVDASNEDYRAQFDTVNRIIGDLEMDKIPQAVIFNKKDLSDGLAPASQFPNVFVSAKNEEDRERVRELLITQVEKQMEPYTEGVPANDADRLYFLKRHTIITQLEFKEDDESYLVEGYRQQNNDEGKKQE from the coding sequence TTGCCTCAAGAAAAAATTTATGATACTGAAGAAGCAGTAGAAAAAGCACTTCTTATCGGGGTAGATGCCTATGACGAAAAAGAATATGATTTCGAATCTACCATGGAAGAATTAAAAGCTTTATCTGAGTCGTGCCGCTTAGAGGTCATTGGTGAAATTACTCAAGCGAAAGACCGCATCGAAGAAAAGACCTACGTCGGCAAGGGTAAACAATATGAAATTAAAGACTTTGTAGAAATGTATGACGTAGATGTGGTAGTAGTCAATGATGAATTAACAACTTCACAATCTAAGAGTTTAAATGATACTTTAGGCGTTAAAATTATCGATAGAACACAGTTGATATTAGAAATATTTGCGATGCGTGCCAGCAGTAAAGAAGGTAAGCTGCAAGTTGAGTTGGCTCAATTAGATTATTTGATGCCACGCTTGCAAGGCCACGGTAAAAGCTTATCCAGATTAGGGGGCGGCATTGGAACAAGAGGTCCAGGTGAAACGAAACTTGAAACGGACCGTCGTCATATCCGTCGTAGAATGAATGAAATTAAACATCAATTGAAAGCGACAGTTGAACATCGTGAGCGTTACCGTAGCAAACGTCGCCAAAATCAAGTATTCCAAGTGGCGCTAGTCGGTTATACCAACGCAGGCAAATCTACCTGGTTCAATATTTTAGCAGATGAATCTACTTATGAAAAAGATTTATTATTTGCGACTTTAGATCCGAAGACACGTCAAATTCAAATCAATGATGGATTTAATTTAATTATTTCAGATACTGTAGGATTTATCCAAAAACTGCCGACAACATTAATTGCAGCATTCAAATCAACTTTAGAAGAAGCAAGAGATGCTGACTTATTGCTTCATGTGGTAGATGCCAGCAATGAGGATTACCGTGCGCAATTTGATACAGTTAATCGTATTATCGGCGACTTGGAGATGGATAAGATTCCTCAAGCGGTGATTTTTAATAAGAAAGACTTGAGTGATGGACTCGCACCAGCTTCTCAATTTCCAAATGTGTTTGTTTCAGCTAAAAATGAAGAAGATAGAGAACGTGTACGTGAATTGTTAATCACGCAAGTTGAGAAACAAATGGAACCTTATACAGAAGGAGTACCGGCAAATGATGCTGACCGTCTTTATTTCTTGAAAAGACATACCATCATTACCCAATTAGAGTTCAAAGAAGATGATGAAAGCTACTTAGTAGAAGGTTATCGACAACAAAATAACGATGAAGGAAAGAAGCAAGAATAA
- the nucI gene encoding thermonuclease NucI yields the protein MKQKTLSTILTVAVIALIVLGFQYFNHSGPFKHSSSQSTHTSMGDKEKVQVKRVIDGDTFIATDEHGKEIKVRMIGMDTPETVKPNTPVQPYGKEASNYSKKTLNHQTVYLEYDKEKEDRYGRNLAYVWLDQDHMYNKELVEKGLAREKYFAPNGKYRDMFKDAQKQAQEKHLNIWSQSN from the coding sequence TTGAAACAAAAAACCTTATCAACAATCCTGACTGTGGCTGTAATAGCGCTTATCGTATTAGGATTTCAGTATTTTAATCATTCAGGGCCTTTTAAGCATTCCAGTTCTCAATCTACTCACACATCGATGGGAGACAAAGAGAAGGTACAAGTGAAACGTGTGATAGATGGTGACACGTTTATCGCTACAGATGAGCATGGAAAAGAAATTAAAGTAAGGATGATCGGCATGGATACTCCTGAAACAGTAAAACCTAATACGCCTGTACAACCCTACGGTAAAGAAGCTTCTAATTATTCTAAAAAGACATTGAATCATCAAACCGTATATTTAGAATACGATAAAGAGAAAGAAGATCGATATGGCCGGAATTTAGCCTATGTCTGGCTAGACCAAGATCATATGTATAATAAAGAACTCGTTGAAAAGGGATTAGCTCGAGAAAAATATTTCGCTCCGAACGGTAAATATAGAGATATGTTTAAAGATGCGCAAAAGCAAGCGCAAGAAAAGCACTTGAATATTTGGAGCCAATCCAATTAA
- a CDS encoding aminotransferase class I/II-fold pyridoxal phosphate-dependent enzyme, translated as MNLEQLIQETENTLQPFFRKIEERAFRNQAKVLDAFHAVKASESDLQGTTGYGYDDIGRDHLEEIYAHTFKAEAALVRPQIISGTHAITIALQSCLKYGDELLYITGNPYDTLLEVIGVNGNGIGSLKENGVLYRQVPLTHDGYIDVEMVLETINEQTKVVAIQRSKGYDQRPSLDVDEIEQAIRQIKAHYPEVIVFVDNCYGEFVEEREPIEAGADLIAGSLIKNPGGGLARIGGYIAGRLDLIERCGYRLTAPGIGREAGASLDELPSMYQGFFLAPHVVSQSLKGALFTSLLLTKLKMRTVPAYDTPRTDLIQTIQFDTAEQMIRFCQSIQAASPINAHFSPEPSYMPGYEDDVIMAAGTFVQGSSIELSADGPIRPPYEAYVQGGLTYEHVKLAVIRAAEQLLEEGLIQ; from the coding sequence ATGAATTTAGAACAATTGATTCAAGAAACTGAAAACACGTTACAGCCCTTTTTTAGAAAAATAGAAGAAAGGGCTTTTCGCAATCAAGCAAAAGTTCTCGATGCTTTTCACGCAGTAAAGGCATCAGAATCAGATTTACAAGGTACGACTGGTTATGGTTACGATGATATCGGACGTGATCATCTGGAAGAAATTTACGCCCATACTTTCAAAGCAGAAGCAGCATTAGTACGTCCGCAAATTATCTCAGGGACGCACGCTATTACCATTGCCTTGCAAAGCTGTTTGAAATATGGAGATGAGTTGTTATACATTACTGGAAATCCCTATGATACTTTATTGGAAGTGATAGGCGTCAATGGTAATGGAATCGGCAGTTTGAAAGAAAATGGCGTCTTGTATCGTCAAGTGCCGTTGACACATGATGGTTATATTGATGTAGAGATGGTATTAGAGACTATTAATGAACAGACGAAAGTCGTAGCAATACAGCGTTCTAAAGGATATGATCAACGCCCATCTTTAGACGTGGACGAAATTGAACAGGCGATTCGTCAAATTAAAGCGCACTATCCAGAAGTGATTGTCTTCGTAGATAATTGTTATGGAGAATTTGTAGAAGAGAGAGAACCAATTGAAGCGGGTGCTGATTTAATTGCTGGCTCCTTAATAAAAAACCCAGGAGGCGGTCTTGCGCGAATCGGCGGATATATTGCCGGCAGATTGGATTTGATTGAGCGATGTGGTTATCGATTGACTGCGCCTGGAATAGGGAGAGAAGCGGGTGCTTCATTAGATGAATTGCCAAGTATGTATCAAGGGTTCTTTTTAGCACCGCATGTGGTAAGCCAAAGCTTGAAAGGTGCGTTGTTTACAAGCTTGCTACTTACAAAGCTGAAAATGCGTACGGTGCCGGCGTATGACACACCTAGAACGGATTTAATACAGACGATTCAATTTGATACTGCCGAACAGATGATTCGTTTCTGTCAAAGTATACAAGCCGCTTCGCCTATTAATGCGCACTTCAGTCCGGAGCCCAGTTATATGCCCGGTTATGAAGATGACGTGATTATGGCTGCAGGTACCTTTGTGCAAGGTTCATCGATTGAATTATCGGCTGACGGTCCTATACGCCCGCCATATGAAGCATATGTTCAGGGCGGATTGACTTATGAACATGTGAAGCTGGCTGTTATCAGAGCAGCGGAACAACTTCTTGAAGAAGGATTAATTCAATAG